One window from the genome of Mycolicibacterium gadium encodes:
- a CDS encoding lipid-transfer protein gives MSPEPVYILGAGMHPWGKWGRDFTEYGVVAARAALAEAGLDWRQIQLVAGADTIRNGYPGFVAGATFAQKLGWNGVPVTSSYAACASGSQALQSARAQILAGFCDVALVIGADTTPKGFFAPVGGERKNDPDWQRFHLIGATNTVYFALLARRRMDLYGATLEDFAQVKVKNARHGLDNPNARYRKESSVEDVLASPVVSDPLRLLDICATSDGAAALIVASKSFAEKHLGSLEGVPSVRAVSLQTPQYPQHLPELPDIATDSTAAVPAPDRVFKDQILDAAYAEAGIGPEDLSLAEVYDLSTALELDWYEHLGLCPKGEAEQLLRSGATTIGGRIPVNASGGLACFGEAIPAQAIAQVCELTWQLKGQATGRQVEGATVGVTANQGLFGHGSSVVVAR, from the coding sequence ATGAGTCCAGAACCGGTGTACATCCTGGGTGCGGGTATGCACCCGTGGGGCAAGTGGGGCCGTGACTTCACCGAGTACGGCGTCGTCGCCGCCCGAGCCGCGCTCGCCGAAGCCGGCCTGGATTGGCGCCAGATCCAGCTCGTCGCGGGTGCCGACACGATCCGCAACGGATATCCGGGGTTCGTCGCGGGCGCAACGTTCGCGCAGAAGCTGGGCTGGAACGGCGTGCCTGTCACCTCGAGCTACGCGGCATGCGCCAGCGGCTCGCAGGCGCTGCAGAGCGCGCGTGCCCAGATCCTGGCGGGTTTCTGCGACGTCGCGCTGGTAATCGGCGCGGACACCACCCCCAAGGGCTTCTTCGCCCCGGTCGGCGGCGAACGCAAGAACGACCCCGACTGGCAGCGCTTCCATCTGATCGGTGCGACGAACACCGTGTACTTCGCGCTGCTGGCGCGCCGCCGCATGGACCTCTACGGCGCGACGCTCGAGGACTTCGCCCAGGTGAAGGTCAAGAACGCCCGCCACGGGCTGGACAATCCGAACGCGCGGTACCGCAAGGAAAGCTCGGTCGAAGACGTGCTGGCCAGCCCGGTGGTCTCCGATCCGCTTCGCCTGCTTGACATTTGCGCCACTTCCGACGGAGCGGCCGCGTTGATCGTGGCCAGCAAGTCGTTCGCCGAGAAGCATCTCGGCTCACTCGAGGGTGTGCCTTCGGTGCGCGCGGTGAGCCTCCAGACGCCGCAGTACCCGCAGCACCTTCCCGAATTGCCCGACATCGCCACGGATTCCACCGCGGCGGTGCCCGCGCCCGATCGGGTGTTCAAGGATCAGATCCTCGACGCCGCCTATGCCGAGGCCGGCATCGGACCCGAAGACCTCAGCCTCGCCGAGGTATACGACCTGTCCACCGCGCTGGAGCTCGACTGGTACGAGCACCTCGGTCTGTGCCCCAAGGGCGAGGCGGAGCAGTTGCTGCGCAGCGGCGCGACGACCATCGGCGGCAGGATCCCGGTCAACGCATCGGGTGGTCTGGCCTGCTTCGGTGAGGCCATTCCGGCCCAGGCGATCGCGCAGGTCTGCGAGCTCACCTGGCAGCTCAAGGGGCAGGCCACCGGCCGTCAGGTCGAAGGCGCAACGGTCGGCGTCACCGCCAACCAGGGATTGTTCGGACACGGCTCGTCGGTGGTCGTCGCCCGCTAG
- a CDS encoding Zn-ribbon domain-containing OB-fold protein — MSASTQPAVDGWFATDESGAAYLIGSKCHLCGTFVFPPRANNCPNPACDGDELAQVPLSRRGTLWSYTENRYAPPPPYPSPDPFEAFAVATVQLADEGIIVLGKVVEGTLAADLKVGIEMELTTMPLYVDDDGIERVVHAWRIAS, encoded by the coding sequence GTGTCAGCATCTACTCAGCCCGCGGTCGACGGGTGGTTCGCCACCGACGAATCGGGCGCCGCGTATCTGATCGGCAGCAAATGCCATCTGTGCGGGACGTTCGTGTTCCCCCCGCGTGCCAACAACTGCCCCAACCCGGCCTGCGACGGCGACGAGCTGGCCCAGGTCCCGTTGTCGCGGCGGGGGACGCTGTGGAGCTACACCGAAAACCGTTATGCCCCACCGCCTCCGTACCCGTCACCGGATCCGTTCGAGGCGTTCGCCGTGGCCACCGTTCAGCTGGCCGACGAAGGCATCATCGTGTTGGGCAAGGTCGTCGAGGGAACCCTCGCGGCTGACCTGAAGGTCGGCATCGAGATGGAACTGACCACCATGCCGCTATATGTCGACGACGACGGCATCGAGCGCGTCGTACACGCCTGGAGGATCGCGTCATGA
- the polA gene encoding DNA polymerase I, whose translation MLLDGNSLAFRAFYALPAENFKTQGGLTTNAVYGFTAMLINLLRDEQPTHIAAAFDVSRQTFRLEKYPEYKAGRSATPDEFRGQIDITKEVLGALGITVLAEPGFEADDVIATLATQAEDAGYRVLVVTGDRDSLQLVSDDVTVLYPRKGVSELTRFTPDAVLEKYGLTPQQYPDFAALRGDPSDNLPGIPGVGEKTATKWIAEYGSLQTLVDQVDTVKGKVGDALRANLSSVVLNRELTDLVKDVPLAQTPDTLRMQPWDRDQIHRLFDDLEFRVLRDRLFDTLASADPEVDQGFDVRGGALESGELAAWLAEHGSGKRFGMAVVGTHLAFDADATALAIVAADGDGRYLDTAVLQSDDEAALASWLADSSQPKALHEAKLAMHDLEGRGWKLAGVTSDTALAAYLVRPGQRSFALDDLSLRYLKRELRADNPEQQQLSLLDDTDGVDEQAVQTVILRASAVMDLADALDEELARIDSSALLGNMELPVQRALAEMESAGIAVDLKQLAELQSEFADQIRDAAEAAYAVIGKQINLGSPKQLQVVLFDELEMPKTKRTKTGYTTDADALQSLFDKTGHPFLQHLLAHRDATRLKVTVDGLLAAVAADGRIHTTFNQTIAATGRLSSTEPNLQNIPIRTEAGRRIRDAFVVGKGYAELMTADYSQIEMRIMAHLSKDEGVLEAFTTGEDLHSFVASRAFGVPIDEVTAELRRRVKAMSYGLAYGLSAYGLAAQLKISTEEAKEQMEQYFDRFGGIRDYLRDVVDQARKDGYTSTVFGRRRYLPELDSSNRNVREAAERAALNAPIQGSAADIIKVAMINVDTALKDAELKSRMLLQVHDELLFEIADGERDAVEKLVREQMGSAYPLDVPLEVSVGYGRSWDAAAH comes from the coding sequence ATGCTGCTGGACGGCAATTCGTTGGCGTTCCGGGCGTTTTACGCGCTACCCGCGGAGAACTTCAAGACCCAGGGCGGCCTGACCACCAACGCGGTGTACGGCTTCACCGCGATGCTGATCAACCTGCTGCGCGACGAGCAGCCCACCCATATCGCCGCAGCGTTCGACGTGTCGCGGCAGACGTTCCGCCTGGAGAAGTACCCCGAGTACAAGGCGGGCCGGTCGGCCACCCCCGATGAGTTCCGCGGCCAGATCGACATCACCAAGGAGGTGTTGGGCGCGCTCGGCATCACTGTGCTGGCCGAGCCCGGCTTCGAGGCCGACGACGTGATCGCCACGCTGGCCACGCAGGCCGAGGACGCGGGCTACCGGGTGCTGGTGGTGACGGGTGACCGTGACTCGCTGCAGCTGGTCAGCGACGACGTGACGGTGCTCTACCCGCGCAAAGGCGTCAGCGAGCTGACTCGGTTCACCCCCGACGCCGTGCTGGAGAAGTACGGGCTGACCCCGCAGCAGTATCCCGACTTCGCGGCCCTGCGCGGCGACCCCAGCGACAACCTGCCCGGCATCCCGGGTGTGGGGGAGAAGACCGCCACGAAGTGGATCGCCGAATACGGGTCGCTGCAGACGCTGGTCGACCAGGTGGACACCGTAAAGGGCAAGGTCGGCGATGCGCTGCGGGCGAATCTGTCGTCCGTCGTGCTCAACCGCGAACTCACCGACCTGGTCAAGGACGTCCCACTGGCTCAGACGCCCGACACGTTGCGGATGCAGCCGTGGGATCGCGACCAGATCCATCGCCTGTTCGACGACCTCGAATTCCGGGTACTTCGCGACAGGCTGTTCGACACGCTGGCCTCAGCGGACCCCGAAGTCGATCAGGGCTTCGACGTGCGCGGCGGCGCCCTCGAGTCCGGCGAGTTGGCGGCCTGGCTGGCCGAACACGGATCCGGCAAGCGGTTCGGGATGGCCGTTGTCGGTACGCATTTGGCATTCGACGCCGACGCCACCGCGTTGGCGATCGTCGCGGCCGACGGTGACGGTCGCTACCTCGACACCGCGGTGCTGCAGTCCGACGACGAGGCCGCGCTCGCGTCGTGGCTGGCCGATTCGAGCCAACCGAAGGCATTGCATGAGGCCAAGCTGGCGATGCACGATCTCGAGGGTCGCGGCTGGAAGCTCGCCGGCGTCACATCCGACACCGCGCTCGCCGCCTATCTGGTGCGCCCGGGTCAACGCAGTTTCGCGCTCGACGACCTGTCGCTGCGGTACCTGAAACGTGAACTCCGCGCGGATAATCCTGAGCAGCAACAGCTTTCGCTACTTGATGACACCGACGGCGTTGATGAGCAGGCTGTCCAGACGGTGATCCTGCGCGCGAGCGCAGTGATGGACCTCGCCGACGCTCTGGACGAGGAACTGGCGCGCATCGACTCGTCGGCGCTGCTGGGCAACATGGAACTGCCGGTGCAGCGGGCGCTCGCGGAGATGGAGTCCGCGGGCATCGCCGTGGATCTGAAGCAACTGGCCGAACTGCAGAGCGAGTTCGCCGATCAGATCCGCGATGCCGCCGAAGCGGCGTACGCGGTGATTGGCAAGCAGATCAATCTCGGTTCACCCAAACAGCTCCAGGTCGTGCTGTTCGACGAGTTGGAGATGCCCAAGACCAAACGGACCAAGACCGGCTACACCACCGACGCGGACGCGCTGCAGAGTCTCTTCGACAAAACGGGGCATCCGTTCCTGCAGCATCTGCTGGCGCACCGCGACGCCACCCGACTCAAGGTCACCGTCGACGGGCTGCTGGCAGCTGTGGCCGCAGACGGGCGGATTCATACGACGTTCAACCAGACGATCGCCGCCACGGGCCGGCTCTCGTCGACCGAGCCGAACCTGCAGAACATCCCGATCCGCACCGAAGCGGGCCGCCGTATCCGGGACGCATTCGTCGTCGGCAAGGGTTACGCCGAGCTCATGACGGCCGACTACAGCCAGATCGAGATGCGCATCATGGCGCACCTCTCAAAAGATGAAGGCGTGCTCGAAGCCTTTACTACCGGCGAGGACCTGCATTCGTTCGTCGCATCACGGGCGTTCGGCGTGCCGATCGACGAAGTGACCGCGGAGCTGCGGCGCCGGGTGAAGGCGATGTCGTACGGCCTCGCCTACGGGCTGAGCGCATACGGCCTGGCCGCGCAGCTGAAGATCAGCACCGAGGAAGCCAAAGAGCAGATGGAGCAGTACTTCGACCGGTTCGGTGGCATTCGCGATTACCTGCGCGACGTCGTCGATCAGGCACGCAAGGACGGCTACACGTCGACGGTATTCGGGCGGCGCCGCTACTTGCCGGAGCTGGACAGCAGCAACCGCAACGTACGCGAGGCCGCCGAACGCGCCGCGCTCAACGCGCCGATCCAGGGCAGCGCCGCCGACATCATCAAGGTCGCGATGATCAACGTCGACACCGCCCTCAAGGACGCCGAGCTGAAGTCGCGCATGCTGCTACAGGTCCACGACGAGCTGCTGTTCGAAATCGCCGACGGTGAGCGCGATGCGGTCGAGAAGCTGGTCCGCGAGCAGATGGGTTCCGCCTATCCGCTCGACGTGCCGCTGGAGGTGTCCGTCGGCTACGGCCGAAGCTGGGACGCCGCGGCCCACTAG
- a CDS encoding PrsW family intramembrane metalloprotease, giving the protein MAYAGAPQQSWPTRPPFERKIRQVGAPLGVLILLGILAGLIVIGLTALNPVGASIGFLLSGVAIGVVVFAYIWLDRWEPEPPRLLIFAFLWGASVAVILSVIIGLFLDALIQQGRSEDTSWVSIAIGAPVIEEAAKGAFLLLMMTGRRRNELNSLTDCLVYAGLVGAGFAWLEDILYIAGGETLGDSLLTAGVRLVMGPFAHSLFTTMFAIGVWFALQNRNPAMKAFYILLGYAGAVIMHGLWNGSSVIGPETYLAVYVFWMVPVFVFAIVLGVRSRRREQRIVAEKLPGMVAAQLVTPSEATWLNSIKNRKLAIAHARRSGGKPAGKAVKAFAAQVVELAFVRDRIDRGFGDARVYAMQTEEANAVHVLRMQTPALAGLAGFHAPPVK; this is encoded by the coding sequence GTGGCATATGCCGGTGCTCCCCAGCAGTCATGGCCGACGCGACCGCCGTTTGAGCGGAAGATCCGGCAAGTCGGCGCACCGTTGGGCGTGCTCATCCTGCTCGGCATCCTCGCCGGGCTGATCGTCATCGGTCTGACCGCGCTCAACCCGGTCGGCGCATCGATCGGCTTCCTGCTGTCCGGGGTGGCGATCGGCGTGGTCGTCTTCGCCTACATCTGGCTCGATCGGTGGGAACCGGAACCGCCCCGGCTGCTGATTTTCGCATTTCTGTGGGGTGCGTCGGTCGCCGTGATCCTGTCGGTGATCATCGGTCTCTTCCTGGACGCGCTGATCCAACAGGGCAGGTCCGAGGACACCAGCTGGGTGTCCATCGCCATTGGCGCACCGGTCATCGAAGAAGCAGCCAAAGGCGCATTTCTGCTGCTGATGATGACGGGACGACGGCGCAATGAACTCAATTCCCTGACCGACTGCCTGGTGTACGCGGGCCTCGTCGGTGCCGGTTTCGCCTGGTTGGAGGACATCCTGTACATCGCGGGCGGCGAGACTCTGGGCGACTCGCTGCTGACGGCGGGCGTCCGGCTGGTCATGGGGCCGTTCGCACATTCGCTGTTCACCACCATGTTCGCGATCGGTGTGTGGTTCGCGCTGCAGAACCGCAACCCCGCGATGAAGGCCTTCTACATCCTGCTCGGGTACGCCGGGGCGGTGATCATGCACGGTTTGTGGAACGGGTCGTCGGTGATCGGACCGGAAACCTATTTGGCGGTCTATGTCTTCTGGATGGTGCCGGTCTTCGTGTTCGCGATCGTGCTGGGCGTTCGCAGCCGCAGAAGGGAACAGCGGATCGTCGCCGAGAAACTGCCGGGCATGGTCGCCGCCCAGCTCGTCACCCCGAGCGAGGCGACATGGCTGAACTCGATCAAGAACCGCAAGCTGGCGATCGCCCACGCACGCCGTTCCGGAGGTAAGCCGGCCGGTAAGGCGGTCAAGGCTTTCGCCGCCCAGGTCGTGGAACTGGCGTTTGTGCGCGACCGCATCGACCGCGGATTCGGCGACGCGCGGGTGTACGCGATGCAGACCGAGGAGGCCAACGCGGTGCACGTCCTGCGCATGCAGACGCCCGCCTTGGCGGGACTCGCCGGGTTTCACGCTCCGCCGGTGAAGTAG
- the rpsA gene encoding 30S ribosomal protein S1 produces the protein MPSPSVTSPQVAVNDIGSAEDFLAAIDKTIKYFNDGDIVEGTIVKVDRDEVLLDIGYKTEGVIPSRELSIKHDVDPNEVVSVGDEVEALVLTKEDKEGRLILSKKRAQYERAWGTIEELKEKDEAVKGTVIEVVKGGLILDIGLRGFLPASLVEMRRVRDLQPYIGKEIEAKIIELDKNRNNVVLSRRAWLEQTQSEVRSEFLNQLQKGAIRKGVVSSIVNFGAFVDLGGVDGLVHVSELSWKHIDHPSEVVQVGDEVTVEVLDVDMDRERVSLSLKATQEDPWRHFARTHAIGQIVPGKVTKLVPFGAFVRVEEGIEGLVHISELSERHVEVPDQVVQVGDDAMVKVIDIDLERRRISLSLKQANEDYTEEFDPSKYGMADSYDDAGNYIFPEGFDAETNEWLEGFEKQREEWESRYAEAERRHKMHTAQMEKFAAAEAAAATEAPRTSNGSSSSGEPAAGGSLASDAQLAALREKLAGNA, from the coding sequence ATGCCAAGTCCCTCCGTCACCTCGCCGCAAGTAGCCGTCAACGACATCGGCTCGGCTGAGGACTTTCTCGCCGCCATCGACAAAACCATCAAATACTTCAACGATGGCGACATCGTCGAGGGGACCATCGTCAAGGTTGACCGTGACGAAGTCCTGCTCGACATCGGTTACAAGACCGAAGGCGTCATCCCTTCCCGTGAGCTCTCCATCAAGCACGACGTCGACCCCAACGAGGTCGTTTCCGTCGGCGATGAGGTTGAAGCCCTGGTCCTCACCAAGGAGGACAAGGAAGGCCGCCTGATCCTGTCCAAGAAGCGCGCTCAGTACGAGCGCGCCTGGGGCACCATCGAAGAGCTCAAGGAAAAGGACGAGGCCGTCAAGGGCACCGTCATCGAGGTCGTCAAGGGTGGCCTCATCCTCGACATCGGCCTGCGCGGCTTCCTGCCCGCGTCGCTGGTCGAGATGCGTCGTGTCCGCGATCTGCAGCCGTACATCGGCAAGGAGATCGAGGCCAAGATCATCGAGCTCGACAAGAACCGCAACAACGTGGTGCTGAGCCGCCGCGCCTGGCTGGAGCAGACCCAGTCCGAGGTGCGCAGCGAGTTCCTCAACCAGCTGCAGAAGGGCGCCATCCGCAAGGGTGTCGTGTCCTCGATCGTCAATTTCGGCGCATTCGTCGATCTCGGCGGCGTGGACGGCCTGGTGCACGTTTCCGAGCTGTCCTGGAAGCACATCGACCATCCGTCCGAGGTCGTGCAGGTCGGCGACGAGGTCACTGTCGAGGTGCTCGACGTCGACATGGATCGCGAGCGGGTTTCGTTGTCGCTCAAGGCGACTCAGGAAGATCCGTGGCGCCACTTCGCCCGCACCCACGCCATCGGCCAGATCGTGCCGGGCAAGGTCACCAAGCTGGTGCCGTTCGGTGCGTTCGTCCGCGTCGAGGAGGGCATCGAGGGTCTTGTCCACATCTCGGAGCTGTCCGAGCGCCACGTCGAGGTCCCGGATCAGGTGGTTCAGGTCGGCGACGACGCGATGGTCAAGGTCATCGACATCGACCTGGAGCGTCGCCGCATCTCGCTGAGCCTCAAGCAGGCCAACGAGGACTACACCGAGGAGTTCGACCCGTCGAAGTACGGGATGGCCGACAGCTACGACGACGCGGGCAACTACATCTTCCCCGAGGGCTTCGACGCCGAGACGAACGAATGGCTCGAGGGTTTCGAGAAGCAGCGTGAGGAGTGGGAGTCGCGCTACGCCGAGGCGGAGCGTCGCCACAAGATGCACACTGCGCAGATGGAGAAGTTCGCCGCGGCCGAGGCAGCAGCTGCCACCGAGGCTCCGCGGACGTCCAACGGTTCGTCGAGTTCTGGCGAGCCCGCCGCCGGCGGTTCGCTTGCCAGCGACGCCCAGTTGGCGGCTCTGCGCGAGAAGCTCGCAGGCAACGCGTAA
- the coaE gene encoding dephospho-CoA kinase, which yields MLRIGLSGGIGAGKSTVSSTFSELGGIVVDGDVIAREVVEPGTEGLGKLVDAFGADILQKDGSLNRPALAAIAFSDDEKRQTLNGIVHPLVAHRRAELIAAAADDAVIVEDIPLLVESGMAPMFPLVVIVHADVETRVKRLIEHRGFTEEDARARIAAQATEEQRRAVADVWLDNSGSAGELVEQARALWHERILPFAHNLDHGRPARSEPVLVPSDPSWPDQGRRIAARLNTACGHRSVRIDHIGSTAVRGVDAKDVIDMQVTVASLEAADELADALTTAGYVRSPITADVGKPDARSTVAAFDHTNEESLWHKRLHCSADPGRPTNVHIRVDGWPGQQFALLFVDWLRDNPSVQADYVAHKRKVAAQAHADSGAYADAKEPWFLDAYRRAWEWADTTGWRP from the coding sequence GTGCTGCGCATTGGCCTGTCCGGCGGTATCGGCGCCGGAAAGTCGACGGTGTCCTCGACGTTCAGTGAGCTCGGCGGAATCGTCGTCGACGGCGACGTGATCGCCCGCGAGGTGGTGGAACCGGGGACCGAGGGGCTGGGCAAACTCGTCGACGCGTTCGGTGCGGACATCCTGCAGAAGGACGGTTCGTTGAACCGGCCTGCCCTGGCAGCGATCGCCTTCAGCGACGACGAGAAGCGGCAGACGCTGAACGGAATCGTGCATCCGCTGGTGGCGCACCGGCGCGCGGAGCTGATCGCGGCCGCGGCCGACGATGCCGTGATCGTCGAGGACATCCCACTCCTCGTGGAATCCGGCATGGCGCCGATGTTTCCGTTGGTGGTGATCGTGCACGCCGACGTGGAGACACGGGTCAAGCGCCTGATCGAGCACCGCGGCTTCACTGAGGAGGACGCCCGCGCCCGCATCGCGGCGCAGGCCACCGAGGAGCAGCGCCGCGCCGTTGCCGACGTGTGGCTCGACAACTCGGGCAGCGCAGGGGAGTTGGTGGAGCAGGCGCGGGCGCTGTGGCATGAGCGGATCCTGCCGTTCGCCCACAACCTCGACCACGGCCGGCCCGCGCGCTCCGAACCGGTCCTCGTGCCGAGCGACCCGTCATGGCCCGATCAGGGCCGCCGCATCGCGGCGCGGCTCAACACCGCATGCGGGCACCGGTCGGTGCGCATAGACCACATCGGGTCGACGGCCGTCCGCGGGGTGGACGCCAAGGACGTGATCGACATGCAGGTGACGGTCGCCTCTCTCGAGGCGGCCGACGAACTGGCCGACGCGTTGACGACCGCCGGCTACGTGCGCAGCCCGATCACCGCTGACGTCGGCAAGCCCGACGCCCGCAGTACGGTCGCGGCGTTCGATCACACGAACGAAGAATCGTTGTGGCACAAGCGACTTCACTGCTCAGCCGATCCGGGCCGGCCGACCAATGTCCACATCAGGGTCGACGGTTGGCCGGGTCAGCAGTTCGCCCTGCTGTTTGTCGACTGGTTGCGGGACAATCCTTCGGTCCAAGCCGACTACGTCGCGCACAAGCGGAAGGTGGCGGCACAGGCGCACGCTGATAGCGGCGCGTACGCCGACGCGAAGGAGCCGTGGTTTCTCGACGCCTACCGGCGGGCGTGGGAATGGGCGGACACCACCGGCTGGCGCCCGTAA
- a CDS encoding DUF402 domain-containing protein, with product MHPPKHETFDLLARTNTDPKGIVRAVDTYTVEPWGLYMARPAPGRAQFHYLESWLLPALGLRATIFHFNPGYERDQDYYLDIGLFTPSETVWQAEDHYLDLMVRTRIGFDLADVDELLTAVRHRLLSPEAAEQAIQTAVSTMDGLARNDYDLDRWLAGHGITLTWRSRVTPERS from the coding sequence ATCCATCCTCCCAAGCACGAGACATTCGACCTGCTGGCGCGCACCAACACCGATCCGAAAGGCATCGTGCGGGCCGTCGATACGTACACCGTCGAACCGTGGGGCCTGTACATGGCCCGTCCTGCGCCGGGCCGCGCGCAATTCCACTATCTGGAGTCGTGGCTGCTTCCGGCGCTGGGGCTGCGCGCCACCATCTTTCATTTCAACCCCGGCTATGAGCGCGATCAGGACTACTACCTCGATATCGGGCTCTTCACACCGAGTGAGACGGTCTGGCAGGCCGAGGACCACTATCTGGATCTGATGGTGCGCACCCGCATCGGGTTCGACCTGGCCGACGTCGACGAGTTGCTCACCGCGGTCAGACACCGCCTGCTCTCGCCCGAGGCCGCTGAACAGGCAATTCAGACGGCGGTGTCGACCATGGACGGGCTCGCCAGAAACGATTACGACCTGGACCGCTGGCTCGCGGGTCACGGGATCACCCTGACCTGGCGATCCCGCGTAACACCGGAACGATCTTGA